A window of the Halobacterium hubeiense genome harbors these coding sequences:
- a CDS encoding Single-stranded DNA binding protein, whose protein sequence is MNIDDHAEELASDLGVDKAEVKENLQNLVEYSVPVEEAKRSLRRKFGDESGGGSSGPTAENIVDVGPDSGNVTVTAKVLTAGKRSIRYQGDDHVIGEGELADETGKISYTAWEDFGLEPGDTVTIGNASVREYEGNPELNFGESSTVSKAEDLDVPYDVGGDRDLADLSPGDRGRNVEVRVTEVETRTIDGRDGETEILSGVLGDESARLPFTDWDPHSEIEEGASVRLEDVYVREFRGVPSVNVSEFSTVTALDEPVEVGGPTRMAIREAVERGGAYDVELVGNVIEVRDGSGLIQRCPECGRVVQKGQCRQHGDVEGEDDLRVKAILDDGTDTVTVILDRELTEEVYGGDIEDARQQARDAMDQTVVAETIAEKLVGSEYTVRGHLSVDDYGANLETLEFRESADDPAERAQAFLAEVEA, encoded by the coding sequence ATGAACATCGACGACCACGCCGAGGAGCTCGCCTCCGACCTCGGTGTAGACAAAGCGGAGGTCAAAGAGAACCTGCAGAACCTCGTGGAGTACAGCGTTCCCGTCGAGGAGGCCAAGCGCAGCCTCCGTCGGAAGTTCGGCGACGAGTCGGGCGGCGGCTCCAGCGGCCCGACCGCGGAGAACATCGTGGACGTCGGCCCCGACTCGGGCAACGTCACCGTGACCGCGAAGGTCCTGACGGCGGGCAAGCGCTCGATTCGCTACCAGGGCGACGACCACGTCATCGGCGAGGGCGAACTCGCCGACGAGACCGGGAAAATCTCCTACACGGCGTGGGAGGACTTCGGCCTCGAACCCGGCGACACCGTCACCATCGGGAACGCCAGCGTCCGCGAGTACGAGGGGAACCCCGAACTCAACTTCGGGGAGTCCTCGACCGTGAGCAAGGCCGAGGACCTCGACGTGCCCTACGACGTGGGCGGCGACCGCGACCTCGCGGACCTCTCGCCGGGCGACCGCGGCCGGAACGTCGAGGTGCGCGTGACCGAAGTCGAGACCCGGACCATCGACGGCCGGGACGGCGAGACCGAGATTCTGAGCGGCGTGCTCGGCGACGAGAGCGCCCGCCTCCCGTTCACCGACTGGGACCCCCACAGCGAAATCGAGGAAGGGGCGTCCGTCCGGCTCGAAGACGTCTACGTCCGCGAGTTCCGCGGCGTCCCCTCCGTGAACGTCTCGGAGTTCTCGACGGTGACGGCCCTCGACGAGCCCGTCGAGGTGGGCGGCCCGACCCGGATGGCGATTCGGGAGGCCGTCGAGCGCGGCGGCGCGTACGACGTCGAACTCGTCGGGAACGTCATCGAGGTCCGGGACGGCTCCGGGCTCATCCAGCGCTGTCCCGAGTGCGGGCGCGTCGTCCAGAAGGGCCAGTGCCGCCAGCACGGCGACGTGGAGGGCGAGGACGACCTGCGCGTGAAGGCGATTCTCGACGACGGCACGGACACCGTCACGGTGATTCTCGACCGCGAACTCACCGAGGAGGTGTACGGCGGCGACATCGAGGACGCGCGCCAGCAGGCCCGCGACGCGATGGACCAGACCGTCGTCGCCGAGACCATCGCCGAGAAGCTCGTCGGCTCCGAGTACACGGTCCGCGGCCACCTCTCGGTGGACGACTACGGCGCGAACCTCGAAACCCTAGAGTTCCGCGAGTCCGCCGACGACCCGGCCGAGCGTGCGCAGGCCTTCCTCGCGGAGGTGGAAGCATGA